Proteins from a single region of Trichomycterus rosablanca isolate fTriRos1 chromosome 16, fTriRos1.hap1, whole genome shotgun sequence:
- the stard4 gene encoding stAR-related lipid transfer protein 4, with product MGSLPDVSELRTRLENSLTGYHNLEETEWRVAKKTTDVTVWRKPSTEFSGFLYKVQGLVMEEPNRIVEYIRPGPYRLQWDSLMTSMDIVKTIDKASCVMRYMTAGQLWNLVAPREFVDFSYTMDFQNGLLSCGVSVDYEEQGRDSVRGFNHPCGWFCVPVDGETHSAPCSLLSGYIQTDLRGKIPQSAVDVAMANTLVTFYSDLRRALAT from the exons ATGGGGAGTTTGCCGGACGTTTCCGAGCTGAGAACACGACTGGAGAACTCTCTCACAGGCTACCACAACCTAGAAGAGACGGAATGGAGGGTGGCAAAGAAAACG aCAGATGTTACGGTCTGGAGGAAACCGTCCACAGAGTTCAGCGGTTTTCT GTATAAAGTTCAGGGTTTGGTTATGGAAGAGCCGAACAGGATAGTGGAATATATTCGGCCGGGACCGTACCGGTTACAGTGGGACAGTCTGATGACGTCCATGGACATCGTGAAGACCATCGACAAG GCCAGCTGTGTGATGCGTTACATGACCGCCGGCCAGCTGTGGAACCTCGTGGCACCACGAGAGTTTGTGGATTTCTCCTACACCATGGATTTCCAGAACGGCCTTCTGTCCTGCG gtgtgAGCGTGGACTACGAGGAGCAGGGACGGGACAGCGTGAGGGGGTTCAATCACCCGTGCGGTTGGTTCTGCGTCCCTGTCGATGGTGAAACCCACAGCGCCCCCTGCAGTCTGCTGAGCGGGTACATCCAGACCGACCTGAGAGGGAAAATCCCACAGTCGGCAGTGGACGTGGCCATGGCCAACACCCTGGTCACCTTCTACTCTGACCTCAGGAGAGCTCTCGCTACGTAA
- the rln1 gene encoding prorelaxin H1 → MSRLLIPVLLCGVSVCVCASEQRDYGVKLCGREFIRAVIFTCGGSRWRRSVHPVPPNNPNLPVSYQSSWDSDDNPGWLRPNRAAPSEQSSSSTFSLSDLLQVMGEQTNPKDEFSPHEKAQRSRTGSTFSSWSPGLDRSRSLDQDRRRRSFSHGLAGVCCNQGCTKNDIGRLC, encoded by the exons ATGTCACGCCTGTTGATCCCGGTGCTGCTGTGTggagtgagtgtgtgcgtgtgcgcctCTGAGCAGAGGGACTACGGGGTGAAGCTGTGCGGCAGAGAGTTCATCCGGGCCGTCATCTTTACCTGCGGGGGGTCACGCTGGAGACGCTCCGTCCACCCTGTCCCACCCAACA aCCCAAACCTGCCGGTTTCCTATCAGAGCTCGTGGGACAGCGACGACAATCCCGGCTGGTTACGACCCAACAGAGCGGCACCATCTGAACAATCATCCTCCTCCACCTTCTCTCTGAGCGACCTTCTGCAGGTCATGGGGGAGCAGACCAACCCCAAAGACGAGTTCAGTCCACACGAGAAAGCACAGAGAAGCCGGACGGGCTCGACCTTCTCCTCCTGGTCACCGGGGCTCGATCGATCGAGGAGTTTAGATCAGGACCGCAGGAGGCGCAGCTTCTCGCACGGCCTGGCCGGAGTGTGCTGCAATCAGGGCTGCACCAAAAACGACATCGGGCGCCTCTGCTGA
- the dtwd2 gene encoding tRNA-uridine aminocarboxypropyltransferase 2: MSDCGSDGAVNEDETSGSGSGSGSGDQVAQVGDSGGFADLSELPVEVSERRPTCSRCCRPLKVCLCPFLPAEPLDVSTCLYIVQHPAEESRVLRTVPLLAACLPKGKCKVLIGRRFNEDRHPEIAAVCRDRRTLVLYPGPDAVNLEDLETDFTETPHNVIIIDGTWSQAKDMFLRNTLFHLPKQVQLNSAPSSQYVIRTQPTNMCLSTLECAAVTLSIMEKNQAIQEVLLRPLRALCSFQLQHGAQVHHSKEHLLKNGLYDKPLPKNKRKIKRMQKLITNQDA, translated from the exons ATGTCTGATTGTGGATCAGATGGTGCCGTTAATGAAGATGAAACTTCAGGTTCCGGTTCCGGTTCGGGCTCAGGTGATCAGGTAGCACAGGTAGGAGATTCTGGAGGCTTTGCAGATTTATCAGAGCTTCCTGTGGAGGTGAGTGAGAGGAGACCGACCTGCTCACGATGCTG TCGCCCGTTGAAGGTTTGCTTGTGCCCGTTTCTACCCGCCGAGCCGCTGGACGTCTCTACCTGCCTGTACATCGTTCAGCATCCTGCAGAG GAGAGTCGAGTGCTCCGTACGGTTCCTCTCCTCGCCGCCTGCCTACCTAAAGGCAAATGCAAAGTTCTGATTGGAAGGCGATTTAACGAGGACAG acaccCGGAGATCGCGGCGGTGTGCAGGGACAGACGCACCCTGGTCCTGTACCCCGGACCCGACGCCGTGAACCTGGAGGATCTGGAGACGGACTTCACCGAGACGCCACACAACGTTATCATCATAGACGGCACGTGGAGCCAAGCCAAGGACATGTTCCTCAGGAACACACTCTTCCATTTACCCAAACAG GTGCAGCTGAACAGCGCCCCCTCCAGTCAGTACGTGATCCGCACCCAGCCCACCAACATGTGCCTGTCCACTCTGGAATGTGCTGCTGTGACTCTGTCCATCATGGAGAAGAACCAAGCCATACAAGAG GTGCTGCTGAGGCCGCTGCGAGCTCTGTGTTCCTTCCAGCTGCAGCACGGCGCTCAGGTCCATCACAGTAAAGAACATCTGCTGAAGAACGGCCTGTACGACAAACCCCTGCCCAAAAACAAGCGCAAGATCAAGAGGATGCAGAAACTCATCACCAACCAGGACGCCTGA
- the jak2a gene encoding tyrosine-protein kinase JAK2a, translating to MGWNTSVTMENSSGPDPSKPGAGAALQVHLYRCSQGSNTTLTCPPGDYVAEEVCIKAAKECGISPVYLSLFGLMREADRMWFPPNHVFKVDESSNEKLLFRIRFYFTGWYGQGSSHAHRYGVTKSSEAPVFDDVTMAYLFAQWRSDFVEGSVSVPVTHDAQEECLGLAVLDMMRIAKEKGSSPIDIYHDNSYKNFLPRAVRAQIQRYHIVTRMRIRYRFRKFVEHLRLCKAPLAQLMLKYIGSLEALQPAFYTERFHVSEPTIGAVTIVVTGNRGIQWAKGRDPGDVQDLQVYCDFPDVIDISIKQSGKDGSVESRIVTINRQDSQTLELEFCSLSEALSFVSLIDGYYRLTTDAHHYLCKEVVPPRLLEAIQCSCHGPVLMEFAVSRLRRCDNAKGMYILHCSSKDYDKYFLSFVVGYDGAYEYRHCQIVRNPAGEFVLSGAKCVFSSLSELLHRYQKEALRSEEHIFQLTKCCPPRNKDKSNLLICRSGEGSDAPFSPSLFRHNISQMVFHKIHREDLQITESLGQGTFTQVFRGTRRELGDYGEVHEMDVVMKVLDKSHRNYTESFFEAASMMSQLSHKHLLLNYGICVCTEEHIMVQEFVRFGSLDTYLKRNRNSVNITWKLEVAKQLAWAMHYLEDKNLTHGNVCAKNVLLVREEDRKTLTPPFIKLSDPGISVSVQSREILIEHIPWVPPECVEDQKNLSIATDKWSFGTTLWEIYASGERPLSSYDSSKKLLFYEDRHQLPAPKWTELTNLINSCMDYEPLHRPSFRSVIRDLNSLYTPDYELLVEHDVLPVRTRGFAVSGALDSQEPTQFEARHLIFLQQLGKGNFGSVEKCRYDPLQDNTGEVVAVKKLQHSTAEHLRDFEREIEILKSLQHENIVKYKGVCYTAGRKNLRLIMEYLPFGSLREYLAKNKERFDHKKLLHYASQICKGMDYLGLKRYVHRDLATRNILVESESRVKIGDFGLTKVLPQDKEYYTVKEPGESPIFWYAPESLMESKFSVASDVWSFGVVLYELFTLSDKNSSPPAVFMEKMGIDKQGQMIVYHLIDLLKHNYRLPAPQSCPPEVHSLMKECWASEPTQRPSFKSLGRTVDAIRESKET from the exons ATGGGCTGGAACACCTCCGTAACCATGGAGAACTCATCAGGTCCTGATCCGTCAAAGCCCGGCGCCGGCGCCGCCCTGCAGGTTCACCTGTACCGCTGCAGCCAGGGCTCGAACACGACGCTCACCTGTCCGCCCGGAGATTACGTGGCTGAGGAGGTGTGCATCAAAGCTGCCAAGGAATGTG GTATCAGCCCGGTTTACCTGAGTCTGTTCGGTCTGATGAGGGAGGCGGATCGGATGTGGTTTCCGCCCAATCACGTCTTCAAGGTGGACGAGTCCTCCAATGAGAAGCTTCTCTTCAGGATCAG GTTTTACTTTACAGGCTGGTACGGGCAGGGCTCGAGTCACGCCCATCGCTACGGCGTCACTAAGAGCTCAGAGGCTCCTGTGTTTGATGATGTCACCATGGCGTACCTGTTCGCTCAG tGGCGGAGTGATTTCGTGGAGGGTTCGGTGAGTGTCCCGGTTACCCATGATGCTCAGGAGGAATGTCTCGGCCTGGCTGTACTGGACATGATGAGGATCGCTAAAGAGAAAGGAAGCTCGCCCATCGACATTTACCATGACAACAG ctATAAGAACTTCCTCCCCAGAGCGGTCCGCGCTCAGATCCAGCGCTACCACATCGTGACCAGGATGAGGATTCGGTACCGCTTCCGGAAGTTCGTGGAGCACCTCCGCCTCTGCAAGGCGCCCCTCGCCCAGCTCATGCTGAAGTACATCGGCAGCTTAGAGGCGCTGCAGCCGGCCTTCTACACCGAGCGCTTCCACGTGTCCGAGCCCACCATCGGGGCCGTGACCATAGTCGTCACCGGCAACCGCGGCATCCAGTGGGCCAAAGGGAGAGATCCCGGAGACGTACAG GATCTACAGGTGTACTGTGATTTTCCGGATGTGATCGACATCAGCATTAAACAGTCCGGTAAAGACGGATCAGTGGAGAGTCGCATCGTTACTATTAACAGACAGGACAGCCAGACactg GAGTTGGAGTTTTGCTCCCTGTCGGAGGCGCTGTCCTTCGTTTCTCTGATCGACGGCTACTACAGGCTAACCACCGACGCTCATCACTACCTGTGTAAGGAGGTGGTGCCCCCTAGACTCCTGGAGGCCATTCAGTGTAGCTGCCACGGCCCCGTGTT GATGGAGTTTGCTGTCAGCCGCCTACGCCGCTGCGATAACGCCAAGGGCATGTACATCCTGCACTGCAGCTCCAAAGACTACGACAAGTACTTCCTGTCCTTCGTGGTTGGG taCGATGGTGCGTACGAGTACAGGCACTGTCAGATAGTGCGCAACCCGGCCGGCGAGTTCGTCCTGAGTGGAGCCAAGTGTGTGTTCAGCAGTCTGAGCGAACTGCTGCACCGCTACCAGAAGGAGGCGCTGCGCTCTGAGGAACACATATTCCAGTTAACCAAGTGCTGCCCCCCCAGGAACAAAG ATAAGTCGAACCTGCTGATCTGCAGGAGCGGTGAGGGTTCCGATGCACCCTTCTCTCCGTCACTCTTCAGACACAACATCAGTCAGATGGTCTTCCACAAGATACACAGAGAGGACCTGCAAATC ACGGAGAGTCTGGGACAGGGAACGTTCACTCAGGTGTTCCGTGGGACGCGGAGGGAGCTGGGGGATTACGGAGAGGTCCACGAAATGGACGTGGTGATGAAGGTGCTGGATAAGAGTCACCGCAACTACACCGAG TCGTTCTTCGAAGCAGCGAGTATGATGAGCCAGCTTTCCCATAAGCACTTGCTGCTGAACTACGGGATCTGCGTGTGTACCGAGGAGC ACATCATGGTGCAGGAGTTCGTGCGCTTCGGATCGCTGGACACGTACCTGAAGAGGAACCGGAACTCCGTCAACATCACCTGGAAGCTGGAGGTGGCCAAGCAGCTGGCGTGGGCCATGCActacctg GAGGATAAGAACCTGACCCATGGGAACGTTTGTGCTAAGAATGTTCTGCTAGTGAGAGAGGAGGACCGAAAAACTCTCACCCCACCCTTCATCAAACTCAGCGACCCGGGCATCAGCGTCTCCGTACAGTCCAGAGAga ttCTGATCGAGCACATCCCCTGGGTTCCTCCGGAGTGTGTTGAGGACCAGAAGAACCTGAGCATTGCTACCGATAAGTGGAGTTTCGGAACAACACTGTGGGAAATTTACGCCAGCGGAGAGAGACCACTCAGTTCCTACGATTCCTccaag aagctgctGTTCTATGAAGACAGGCACCAGCTTCCTGCACCCAAATGGACCGAACTGACCAACCTGATCAACAGCTGTATGGATTATGAACCGTTACACCGTCCATCCTTCAGATCTGTCATCAGAGACCTGAACAGCCTCTACACCCCCG ATTACGAGCTGTTGGTGGAGCATGATGTTCTCCCGGTGAGAACTCGTGGGTTTGCTGTATCTGGAGCTCTCGACAGTCAGGAACCGACACAGTTTGAGGCTCGACATCTGATCTTCCTACAGCAGCTCGGAAAG GGGAATTTCGGCAGCGTGGAGAAGTGCCGGTACGACCCGTTACAGGACAACACGGGCGAGGTGGTGGCGGtgaagaagctccagcacaGCACGGCCGAACATCTACGAGACTTCGAGCGTGAGATCGAGATCCTCAAATCACTTCAACACGAGAACATCGTCAAGTACAAAGGAGTGTGTTACACCGCAG GTCGTAAGAACCTGCGCTTGATCATGGAGTACCTGCCGTTCGGGAGTCTGAGGGAATATCTGGCCAAGAACAAGGAACGATTCGACCACAAGAAGCTGCTGCACTACGCCTCCCAGATCTGCAAG GGAATGGACTACCTGGGTTTGAAGCGCTACGTGCACAGAGATTTGGCGACGCGGAACATCCTAGTGGAGAGCGAATCACGTGTGAAGATCGGAGATTTCGGCCTGACCAAGGTTCTGCCCCAGGATAAAGAATATTACACGGTGAAGGAGCCGGGAGAGAGTCCCATATTCTG gTACGCACCCGAGTCTCTGATGGAGAGCAAGTTTTCGGTAGCCTCGGACGTTTGGAGTTTTGGAGTGGTCCTGTATGAACTTTTCACCCTCAGCGATAAGAACTCCAGCCCCCCTGCT GTGTTTATGGAGAAGATGGGGATTGATAAACAGGGGCAGATGATCGTTTATCACCTGATTGATCTACTCAAACACAACTACAGACTTCCTGCCCCTCAGAGCTGCCCTcccgag GTTCACTCTCTAATGAAGGAGTGTTGGGCATCAGAGCCGACTCAGCGCCCCTCGTTCAAATCTTTGGGGCGCACTGTGGACGCCATCAGAGAAAGTAAAGAGACCTGA